One Carya illinoinensis cultivar Pawnee chromosome 5, C.illinoinensisPawnee_v1, whole genome shotgun sequence genomic window, GCCTCTTCCCTGTGACCAGCTCCATAAGTACCACCCCAAAGCTATAGACATCACACTTCTCATTTATCTTGTATGCGTATGCACATTCTTCGccaaaaaagtaaaaggaaaataatcaaTAATCAAATGATAAATCAGCAGTGCAATTAATGCTAGAACTACATTGTTTCTGGTAATTTCCAATCCTAGTAGTCATCATCCTAAGCTGACCAATTAAGTTTGAATCCACTAgcatttcatgaaacaaaacaaGAACAATGGAGAAGGAACTTACCAGGAGCAATGTATCCGAGTGTCCCAGCAACGACATGGGTCCAATCCCCTCCACCAGGATGCACAATCTTAGCTAAACCAAAATCAGCTATCCTTGGCCTCCAATCCCCACCCAGCAAAATGTTACTTGATTTCACATCGCGGTGTATCACTGGTCTGTCATACCCATGGTGGAGATACTCCAATCCCCTAGCAGCCCCTAATGCAATCTCATACCTCACCTTCCATCCTATCTCAATCTTCCTGCAAGCATGCAGCTGATCCCACAAGCTCCCATTCGGTAAGTACTCGTAAACCAACAGATTACTATCCTCACTTGTGATGCTGCAGTAGAGCTTCACCACGTTCACGTGCCTCAGTGAGCTCAATGTGGCCACCTCAGCTTCATACTCTGCTGACCGGAAACTCCTTTTTCTCAGCATAGCCGAGCTGCTCTGGCAATTTTTCTGGTCACATGGATCGGACATCCAAATGTGCTTTACGGCAAGCTCCTTACCGTCAGATAATACGACCTTGTACACATTCCCTGACCCTCCTTTCCCAATcagattttccttttttatggcATCAGTGATTTCATTCTCTACAAAGCCTATTACTCTATACGGCTTCATATCCCAAGAATTTGACTTCAATGGACGATCAAGGTTATTATGTCTTAGCTTAACATATAGGAAACATGTCAGCGAAACAAGCAGAATCAAAGCTCCGGCAATAAAACAGGACATCAGAGTCCGGAGATGATGGCTCGTTGTTCTGGAACCTGATGAACATGGCCTGAAATGCTTGAAATTCGGACTGCATAAGCCTGGATTTCCATCGAAGCTGTCACTGAAGACTTCGATGGACAGAGCCTCAGGTATTTGGCCGATCAACTGGTTGTTTGACAGGTCAAGAAGGCTTAGTTTTGGTGATGACAAACTGGTAGGAATTTCACCAGAAAGGTTGTTATTGGACAAATTCAAGGAGTTGAGAGTAAGCAAAGATCCAAGACCTGCTGGAATGTTGCCTGAAAGTGAATTTCCAGAGAGATTTATGTCGGTGAGGGAAACACATGAGCCTAACGAATCCGGTATAGAGCCAGAAAACTTGTTTCCATCTAGATGTAGACTGTTTAGATTCTTCAACCCACCAATTGTTGCAGGGATCTGACCAGAAAATTGATTAGAACTCAGCTGCATTGAGACTAAAGCTGAGGTTTCGGAAATCGTTAAAGGCAATTCACCAGAGAAGCGATTGTTTGATAGAAATAATTGCGCAAGAGATTTTGCTTTATCAATACTGGATGCCACCGGACCTTCGAAACTGTTCATAGAAACATCAAGTATGGATAAGTTGGGCAAGCCCCATATCCCTGCCGGAACAACACCCGTAAGAGAATTGTTTGCCACCCGTATCCGAATCAAAGACGAGCAATTGGCATAGTTTTCTGGGATTCCACCGGTGAAACTATTCTGTAACACAAGCAGTTTAACCATTTTGCCATTCTGGCACATGTTAGGCGGTATAGGACCGCTCAAGAAATTCTCCGAAACATCAATGTAATAGAAGTCTGACCACGAGCCGAGGTTTTGAGGAAGAGAGCCGGTGAACTTGTTCCTGTAGAGCGACAACTTAACGAGGTTCTTGAACTCCCCAATCTCTTCAGGAACCTCCCCTGTGAACTGGTTCTCAAAGAGATGTAAAACAGCAAGCCCTGTCAAGAATCTCACCTCCGAAATATTGCCGTGGAGGTTGTTATGACCCACATCAAAATTTACAAGACTCGTAAGATTTCGTAATCCAACCGGCAGTTTTCCGGTCAATAAGTTGTAGTAAAGATCAAGTTGCGAAAGATTCTTGAGCTTCAGAATATCCGTCGGGATTTCGCCGGACAATTGGTTCCAGGAAAGCTCAATATTTGTGAGCTGAGTAAGGTTTCCTAGACCCTCCGGAATTAGTCCTTCGAGGCTGCAGTTTGAGAGGTAAAGCCAGTACAATTTCTCAAGCTTCAAGACTTCCACAGGAAAGGGACTTGGTTCAAAGACATTGTCACCCAGGCTTAATAAAGTGAGACTCGTAAGATTTCCCAGTGATTTCCATGGAAATGGCCCAGAAAACCCGCTTTTGGTTAAATTCAAGAAATTCAATTGGCCTAAAGAAGACAAGTCAGGAACTTCTCCAGAAAATGAATTGTAACCCAAGTCCAAATGTTGCAAACTAGTGCAATTTTTCAAGTCCTGAGTGATGGTACCGTACAAGAAATTGGAACTGAGAGAGAGTTTCTCTAACGACTGAAGGGTGCATATTGAATCAAATGGAAGAATCCCACGTAAATTTTGTTGGGAGAGATTGATTTCCGTGACAAGCCCATCAGAGTTGCATATAATTCCAGTGAAGTTGCAAGCGGAGTTACCTTGTGTCCAGGAACTGAAAACATTGGTATTTGACTTTTGGAGAGCAGACTTGAATTCGAGAAGTGGCTGAAGCTCATCGGATTTGGAGAAAGATATCAGGCTCAAAAGCATTAGAAATACAAGCACTACGGGAGGCGGCCGCTGCTGCGAACATTGGTTGGCCGACATGCCGGTGAAGTGGAGGTGGTTTTTTGTTCTGGTTCTGGTTCAAGTCTTGGTTTTGGTCAGTGTAGCAGCAGGTGGTAGAGGGAAACGTAGGACTTGGGGGTCGGAGAGTTGATTGGCATGATTATTGTCGccttccaaattaaaatataagttgGAAGTTCTACCGTGAACAAGAGTCGGGAGATGAGAACTCTGGTACGCAAAGTTTCGTATTGCTGGTTTTCCACTTACAACTACTCATCAACAGCAAGTGGTTTCGTAGGATACTAGGATGTTTCCAGCAAACAAGTTTGTTCCTCATGCACATGACTTCATCCATTGGTTTTGTAGCATTTTGACCACAGGCGAGATGTAAAGATTAGTAATATTACGGACAATTCTGTGACGAATAAACTTTAtaacaacctttttttttttaaataaataaataaaataaaataaaaaataaaaagtaaaggcAAAGAAAAGATAATTTTTGGACTGACCTATCACCTATCACCACCACCGCACGGAGCTCCCGTTGGAGGCACCCGCCAGTTAATTTtgcattatttttacatttattttttttcatatttttagatatttttaaaaaaaattataatatgattaaaaaaatatttacttaattattaaataaaaaaatactaacaattactctagaaaatgaaaaatattttcccaCGTTTTTACGAGTCCACTTTTTTTATACGTATATATTCTGTGAATCCGGCCGGACATCTTTGACTTCTTGAATCTGTACGTCTTGTCTGTCAGGAAGGAAAGTAGACGAGGTGGAGTAAAGTATGGAAGAAAAAGCCAGTGAGCCACCAAGTTTGACCGACTTTTCCGTGGCCGCCACGAGTAACTAACTGGGTGATTACGTGGTAATAGAAATACTTTCCCACTATGCATGTTTCAACACGGAAAATACTAAAATTGATTATGCTGTCAACCTTGCACCATCTTCATCAGATTCCGTCACCCACCTTGATCACGATCCTCTTGACTTAGCTTGTAACCCAGGAGAAAGGCAAAAGGCTCACGGTAGACAATCTTTAGGTTTTAAAGtctcaataaaatataataaataatttaattttttataaatttttaaattataataatattaaaaaataatattttatttaatttttaactttcttatCTATTTATCTAACTTAACTTAATATAACTTAATATTCAAACCTCTCACATGGTACGTACGTTTAACTAACTTAAAGGAAAAgtcaaagttttaaaaatcgAGGACCCACGTATCAATCGGCATTGCCTTTGCTTGGATGCTGATCAAAGACAGAGATGGGTGCAGGCATGCCTGACCAAGCAATGCAAATTGCTACTATATTCacatatctcaaacaaatgaGCAGCCATGCATGAGAAGTGGGAAATCtcaaagtgaaaaagaaatgagagcaTCGCTATCATTAGATCTTTCCGGGAAGGCAAATGTGATTACGACGTTCCTGGGGTTAGGTACCGGCCAAACGGGAATCTATATACAGACTTTTTCTTtcctatttaataataaaaataaaaaaattgtgtcAAAATAGAATCTATGATCAGGTCTCGATTAGAAACATGATAGTGCATGTAGATTACTTGATAttagaagaaaaattctatgtgcagtcatttttgcggacTCCTTTGTGTACTCTAGTGATaagattggttgtgtattaaaaaaaattaatctagttaatcatatcagtggaatgcgcagaaaatatacaaaaatgactgtatgtagcattactcatattgAAATCTCCATTCTCCACCTTGTGAATGACTACTGATGCCACCAACTTTCATAAAAGGGttgttcataaaaaataaatctatatttatatgatttaattctaaaatataatttctatcATGTACAAATGGTAGACAAGGATGTACTAATATTCAGGTGAGAAAACTTAAAGCCAGTTCGGctgttataatttaattaacagttctctaataaaataaagaattttactacatacaagtaaagtcgagTACTAATCTACGTAcaaatactgattctt contains:
- the LOC122309444 gene encoding receptor-like protein kinase 7, yielding MSANQCSQQRPPPVVLVFLMLLSLISFSKSDELQPLLEFKSALQKSNTNVFSSWTQGNSACNFTGIICNSDGLVTEINLSQQNLRGILPFDSICTLQSLEKLSLSSNFLYGTITQDLKNCTSLQHLDLGYNSFSGEVPDLSSLGQLNFLNLTKSGFSGPFPWKSLGNLTSLTLLSLGDNVFEPSPFPVEVLKLEKLYWLYLSNCSLEGLIPEGLGNLTQLTNIELSWNQLSGEIPTDILKLKNLSQLDLYYNLLTGKLPVGLRNLTSLVNFDVGHNNLHGNISEVRFLTGLAVLHLFENQFTGEVPEEIGEFKNLVKLSLYRNKFTGSLPQNLGSWSDFYYIDVSENFLSGPIPPNMCQNGKMVKLLVLQNSFTGGIPENYANCSSLIRIRVANNSLTGVVPAGIWGLPNLSILDVSMNSFEGPVASSIDKAKSLAQLFLSNNRFSGELPLTISETSALVSMQLSSNQFSGQIPATIGGLKNLNSLHLDGNKFSGSIPDSLGSCVSLTDINLSGNSLSGNIPAGLGSLLTLNSLNLSNNNLSGEIPTSLSSPKLSLLDLSNNQLIGQIPEALSIEVFSDSFDGNPGLCSPNFKHFRPCSSGSRTTSHHLRTLMSCFIAGALILLVSLTCFLYVKLRHNNLDRPLKSNSWDMKPYRVIGFVENEITDAIKKENLIGKGGSGNVYKVVLSDGKELAVKHIWMSDPCDQKNCQSSSAMLRKRSFRSAEYEAEVATLSSLRHVNVVKLYCSITSEDSNLLVYEYLPNGSLWDQLHACRKIEIGWKVRYEIALGAARGLEYLHHGYDRPVIHRDVKSSNILLGGDWRPRIADFGLAKIVHPGGGDWTHVVAGTLGYIAPECAYAYKINEKCDVYSFGVVLMELVTGKRPIEQEFGESRDIVCWVYSQMNSKESLLYLLDTTISEDLKEDAIKVLRIAIHCTARLPSLRPSMRMVVQMLEDAEPCKLTNFIVKKECQDSSDERRKNISRFRALELES